The following proteins are encoded in a genomic region of Opitutales bacterium:
- a CDS encoding LysM peptidoglycan-binding domain-containing protein, which translates to MDRDSQNRKLDTLAKELEANRQQINQNIGAIEELPKRLISAPRQNATASQSSGDSAEVIEPTVTASGETLHTIASGDLLGRLATRYGVSVQAILDANPGLDPRRLRVGQQIVIPSQ; encoded by the coding sequence ATGGACCGAGATTCCCAAAATCGCAAACTCGATACTCTAGCCAAGGAACTCGAAGCTAACCGCCAACAAATTAATCAAAACATCGGAGCTATTGAGGAGCTGCCGAAACGGTTGATCAGTGCCCCCCGGCAGAACGCAACGGCCTCCCAATCATCAGGGGATTCAGCCGAAGTCATAGAGCCGACAGTGACGGCATCCGGAGAGACACTCCATACTATTGCTTCGGGGGATTTATTGGGACGGCTTGCCACGCGCTACGGCGTCAGTGTTCAGGCTATTCTCGATGCAAATCCAGGCCTTGACCCGCGTCGTCTAAGAGTAGGTCAACAAATTGTCATCCCCTCACAGTAG
- a CDS encoding NUDIX hydrolase, whose translation MSLKPWKYLSETSIAKTRIFDLVSRRFRHPVLGREDDFYALKTGSWANIAALTPNDELVLVKQFRFGIQDFTLEFPGGIVDPGEDAGKAASRELTEETGFTGTNLQSLGEVYPNPAIMNNRCFFFRVDEAQLTDEINLDPNEDIEVVVATIDQVIEWGKEGKFSHALANVCLLRLLLSLGRAG comes from the coding sequence ATGTCTTTGAAACCATGGAAATACTTAAGCGAGACTTCGATCGCCAAAACTCGAATATTCGATCTGGTCAGCCGCCGTTTTCGCCATCCAGTCTTAGGTAGAGAGGATGACTTCTATGCGTTGAAGACAGGATCTTGGGCAAACATTGCTGCACTTACGCCCAATGATGAACTTGTTTTGGTGAAGCAATTTCGTTTCGGCATTCAGGACTTTACCCTAGAGTTTCCTGGAGGAATCGTTGATCCAGGCGAAGACGCTGGTAAGGCGGCATCGAGAGAGTTGACAGAAGAAACTGGATTCACAGGAACCAATCTCCAATCGCTGGGTGAGGTCTATCCCAACCCGGCGATCATGAACAACCGCTGTTTTTTCTTTCGCGTCGACGAGGCTCAACTCACCGATGAGATCAATCTGGACCCGAACGAAGATATCGAAGTGGTCGTCGCCACCATCGATCAAGTTATTGAATGGGGAAAAGAAGGAAAATTTTCCCATGCCTTGGCGAATGTGTGCCTCTTGCGTTTACTGCTTTCGTTAGGACGAGCGGGATAA
- a CDS encoding response regulator: MAAAAPNNVKILIVDDDEIILYALKETLSASGYTLFLHTNPLDALEHLETKDDQFSVIISDQRMTHMTGLEFLTKAKKVQPDASRILITGVVTMKIVIDAVNRGEIFRFLAKPWMREELLATIQNAVQRYQLLALNQSLQDDTLQLNEQLSSANSELTDKIRELTEQKRALDAANSALARNFDRSINLAYKILSTYHQTLGQETKAVVDICDLIIQTGFLDMQTAEILRISAWLNNIGLIGVSRDTVDKYRNMPETLTPREREEIKQHPVYGQSLASFAGDLDGVGETIRSSHERWDGSGYPDALRGNRIPVAARYLAVAIYYVECKLPKEQALEQILRMSGKAFEPEAVRLFMKATRLDNLPKKVREVLFSELKPGMRLARGIYSANGLMLVPEGEALTERQLEKLKDYNLIDTINHRLLVFQ, encoded by the coding sequence ATGGCTGCCGCTGCTCCAAACAACGTAAAGATCCTGATCGTCGACGATGACGAGATCATCCTTTATGCCCTAAAAGAGACGCTGAGTGCTTCAGGATACACACTCTTTCTACACACGAATCCACTCGATGCATTAGAGCATCTGGAAACAAAGGATGACCAGTTCTCAGTGATTATTTCAGATCAGCGGATGACACATATGACGGGCCTGGAATTCCTTACTAAGGCCAAAAAGGTTCAGCCCGACGCATCGCGCATTCTGATTACGGGGGTCGTAACGATGAAAATTGTGATCGACGCCGTTAATCGTGGCGAGATCTTTCGTTTTCTCGCCAAACCTTGGATGCGTGAAGAACTGCTCGCAACGATTCAGAATGCTGTTCAGCGCTATCAACTCCTCGCGCTCAATCAATCGCTTCAGGACGACACTCTTCAGCTCAATGAGCAGTTATCTTCTGCCAATAGCGAACTGACTGACAAAATCCGCGAACTAACGGAACAAAAGCGCGCCCTGGATGCGGCGAACTCCGCTCTAGCCCGCAACTTCGACCGCTCAATAAATTTAGCCTACAAGATTCTCAGCACCTATCATCAGACATTAGGACAGGAGACGAAGGCAGTCGTAGACATCTGCGACCTCATAATCCAAACCGGATTTCTCGACATGCAGACCGCAGAAATCCTCCGCATCAGCGCCTGGCTCAACAACATCGGACTCATCGGCGTTTCTCGTGATACCGTGGATAAATACCGCAACATGCCCGAGACACTCACCCCTCGGGAGCGAGAAGAAATCAAACAACACCCTGTATATGGCCAGTCACTCGCATCGTTCGCGGGCGACCTGGATGGTGTCGGCGAAACCATCCGCTCGTCTCATGAGCGCTGGGATGGATCGGGATACCCAGATGCCTTAAGGGGCAATCGCATACCGGTCGCCGCGCGCTATCTCGCCGTAGCAATCTACTATGTGGAGTGCAAACTTCCTAAAGAACAGGCACTTGAGCAAATACTGAGGATGTCCGGCAAAGCCTTCGAGCCAGAAGCTGTCCGGCTCTTCATGAAAGCGACCCGCCTAGATAATCTCCCCAAAAAAGTCCGCGAAGTCCTGTTTTCTGAACTCAAACCGGGAATGCGTTTGGCGCGCGGCATTTATTCTGCAAATGGCCTCATGCTCGTCCCCGAGGGCGAGGCGCTCACCGAACGACAGCTCGAGAAGCTGAAAGACTACAACTTGATCGATACAATCAATCATAGACTTTTGGTTTTTCAGTAA
- a CDS encoding protein-glutamate O-methyltransferase CheR: MPNPLDSIPPIPLKATELSDGDYNAFRELIYRHSRINLGENKKGLVNSRLGKRLRATGLSTFKEYLNHLNSRDGEVELTHFIDAISTNHTFFFRETGHYEFLTQTVLPRFLESSGEPVWSDRNLRIWSAACSTGEEPYSIAMTVHEPVFKLKHRDYTIQATDISNSVLKSANKGVFKYDRSQAIDEHLLRKYFQKGAGKNEGMVRAKDEIRRKINFQQLNLLSGSYPFRESFHVIFNRNVMIYFDLPTQQELINQMLPLMAPGGYLFIGHSESLNGLDHPLKQLQPSIYQKV, encoded by the coding sequence ATGCCTAATCCCCTCGACAGTATACCTCCGATTCCACTCAAAGCGACCGAGCTTTCTGACGGAGATTACAACGCGTTTCGCGAACTCATTTATAGGCATTCCCGCATCAACCTTGGGGAAAATAAAAAGGGACTCGTAAACTCAAGACTGGGAAAACGCCTCCGAGCGACAGGTTTATCGACATTCAAAGAATACCTCAACCACCTCAACTCTCGAGATGGTGAAGTCGAACTGACTCATTTTATTGATGCTATTTCTACGAACCACACCTTCTTCTTTCGAGAAACAGGTCATTATGAGTTTCTTACTCAGACGGTGCTTCCCAGGTTTCTCGAATCCTCGGGTGAGCCGGTTTGGAGCGACCGCAATTTACGTATTTGGAGTGCCGCCTGTTCCACGGGTGAGGAACCCTACTCTATCGCAATGACTGTTCATGAGCCCGTGTTCAAATTGAAGCATCGTGATTACACAATCCAGGCTACAGACATTTCAAACAGCGTTCTCAAATCCGCGAACAAGGGCGTCTTTAAGTACGATCGCTCTCAGGCGATAGACGAGCATTTATTGCGAAAATATTTTCAGAAGGGCGCTGGAAAAAACGAAGGAATGGTCCGCGCGAAAGATGAGATTCGTCGCAAAATCAATTTCCAGCAACTGAATCTGCTCTCAGGAAGCTACCCATTTCGTGAATCGTTCCATGTGATTTTCAACCGCAATGTCATGATCTATTTCGACCTACCCACCCAGCAAGAGCTCATTAATCAGATGCTCCCACTCATGGCACCCGGAGGCTACTTGTTTATCGGTCATTCAGAGTCACTCAATGGACTCGATCATCCCTTGAAACAGCTTCAGCCCTCCATCTATCAGAAGGTTTAG
- a CDS encoding chemotaxis response regulator protein-glutamate methylesterase, with translation MSEKPIRVMIVDDSPTVRRALTNVFGKDREIQVVDTAVDPYDAEEKIMTRDPEVLTLDLEMPRMDGLTFLKIIMRKRPMPVIILSTLTNSGSAMAMEALRSGAFDVFGKPETAAELKEAAIQLCMKVKEAGWARRHKTWQHRIETNKTATPFRVQSSNKTRSRLSWSREPHLTEKHLILLGASTGGTEALSRILRKLPPHMPPVLVSQHIPARFSLTFAQRLDGECALTAKEAEDGEYARQGCIYIAPGGYHLTAKFAGGRYRLSLNEEDPVWHQRPAVDVMFESLIHASGPHIVAGLLTGMGKDGAHGLLKLKEAGCRTFAEDEKTCVVYGMPRVAKEIGAPEKMIPIQDMAQAVLSALEESWGRCGRRITQAPMARRTDEQAIQPTPS, from the coding sequence ATGTCTGAGAAGCCGATACGCGTCATGATTGTAGATGACTCTCCGACTGTCCGGAGAGCTCTCACAAATGTCTTTGGAAAAGATCGCGAAATCCAGGTTGTTGATACGGCTGTAGATCCCTATGACGCTGAGGAGAAGATAATGACTAGGGATCCAGAAGTGCTGACACTGGACCTGGAAATGCCTCGGATGGATGGACTCACCTTTCTTAAGATCATCATGAGAAAACGGCCCATGCCGGTAATCATCTTAAGCACGCTCACAAATTCTGGCTCAGCTATGGCTATGGAAGCGTTGAGGTCGGGAGCATTCGACGTGTTCGGAAAGCCTGAAACCGCGGCCGAATTGAAAGAAGCAGCCATCCAACTCTGCATGAAGGTAAAGGAGGCCGGCTGGGCTCGGCGCCATAAAACTTGGCAGCACCGAATCGAAACTAACAAAACTGCAACTCCTTTTCGCGTACAATCGAGCAATAAAACACGCAGCCGTTTGAGCTGGTCTAGGGAACCCCATTTGACGGAAAAACATCTCATACTCCTCGGAGCATCAACCGGTGGAACAGAAGCATTGAGCCGAATTTTACGTAAACTCCCCCCACACATGCCGCCGGTGCTGGTAAGCCAACACATTCCGGCACGATTTTCGTTAACGTTTGCTCAACGTTTGGATGGCGAATGTGCGCTGACAGCCAAAGAAGCAGAAGATGGCGAGTATGCGCGCCAAGGCTGCATTTACATCGCTCCGGGTGGCTACCATCTCACTGCAAAATTTGCCGGTGGTCGCTATCGACTGTCTCTTAATGAGGAGGATCCGGTGTGGCATCAACGGCCAGCTGTCGATGTGATGTTTGAATCACTGATCCACGCATCGGGCCCCCATATTGTCGCCGGATTGCTTACGGGCATGGGCAAGGATGGCGCCCATGGCTTGCTAAAGCTCAAAGAGGCCGGCTGTCGCACTTTTGCCGAAGATGAAAAAACCTGTGTCGTCTATGGCATGCCCCGCGTTGCTAAAGAAATCGGTGCTCCCGAAAAAATGATCCCAATTCAGGATATGGCTCAGGCTGTTTTGTCCGCTTTAGAAGAGTCATGGGGTCGTTGTGGAAGACGTATTACACAAGCGCCCATGGCACGACGCACTGATGAGCAAGCAATCCAGCCTACCCCTTCCTGA